The following are from one region of the Hyphomicrobium album genome:
- a CDS encoding outer membrane beta-barrel protein yields MTGERKIVGMVLGFAAVVGVALMLVPCQATAQILDPPGAGASGPPRRPQLRPSLPDDPDPTEEDRRAFDDGRFGPNEMVPAPVAAIPQDGDEAPGQAAAEAIGEADEEIAEDGGGLAEDATQRTRMAIPQDGDPVPVVEAQAPQDGVIDLSEPTAPVEGQEDITEADIRSPEDIRAFVNEPGGYDPLLLEAEEINPVFSPSNFQGFALDPFPPIGTKIGSFLLFTTVESDVDYNSNIFASPDAEGDTALEVRPAARLTSNWSRHALEFRASGDFSFHDRFPSEDDRAYLVEALGRVDVTSFTNFQGFAAHEEAQESRSAINALSAGTRPNIVVDRLRGAFNQRFNRLTVQLRGAKIDTSYGDDLIAGVVESNADRNFTLYEQAVRPKWEFSPYFFVFSDISFNQRDYDVPADTDGIMRSSSGQRYRAGVSFGDVSQILRGTISLGYGEQTPNSPELPVIDGLLLDADLAWQISPLTVLNFTATTEVAETITAGSGGVMERTYGLEARHAFTRYVVGSVGVGYMTRDFVGAAITEDQFTAGTGVEYYMNQWAVLFARYQHTDFQSTQPASSYTVEEVQAGVRLRH; encoded by the coding sequence TTGACTGGCGAGCGCAAGATCGTCGGGATGGTACTTGGCTTCGCCGCAGTCGTCGGCGTTGCGCTGATGCTCGTCCCGTGCCAGGCAACCGCCCAAATCCTCGACCCTCCGGGAGCAGGGGCCTCGGGCCCCCCGCGTCGGCCCCAGCTCCGCCCTAGCCTTCCCGACGATCCAGACCCCACCGAGGAAGACCGCCGTGCGTTCGACGATGGCCGCTTCGGGCCGAACGAGATGGTGCCGGCCCCGGTAGCCGCCATCCCCCAGGACGGCGACGAGGCGCCCGGCCAAGCTGCTGCTGAGGCGATTGGCGAAGCGGACGAAGAGATCGCCGAGGATGGCGGTGGGCTGGCGGAGGATGCGACGCAGCGCACCCGCATGGCCATACCGCAGGACGGCGATCCTGTTCCCGTCGTCGAGGCACAGGCGCCGCAGGATGGCGTCATCGATCTGAGCGAGCCGACCGCTCCCGTCGAGGGCCAAGAGGATATCACCGAGGCGGACATTCGCTCGCCGGAGGATATCCGGGCATTCGTCAATGAGCCGGGCGGCTACGACCCGCTGCTGCTCGAGGCGGAAGAGATCAACCCCGTGTTCAGCCCGAGCAACTTTCAGGGCTTCGCGCTCGATCCGTTTCCGCCGATCGGCACCAAGATCGGCAGCTTCCTGCTGTTCACGACGGTGGAGAGCGATGTCGACTACAACAGCAACATCTTCGCCTCGCCCGACGCCGAGGGCGACACCGCGCTTGAGGTGCGCCCGGCGGCGCGGCTGACCTCCAACTGGAGCCGGCACGCGCTGGAGTTCCGAGCGAGCGGCGATTTCAGCTTCCATGACCGATTCCCCTCGGAAGACGATCGCGCCTACCTGGTGGAAGCGCTGGGGCGCGTCGACGTCACGAGCTTCACGAACTTCCAGGGTTTTGCGGCGCACGAAGAGGCGCAGGAAAGCCGCTCCGCCATCAACGCGCTGTCGGCGGGCACGCGTCCCAACATCGTCGTCGACCGGCTGCGCGGCGCGTTCAATCAGCGCTTCAACCGGCTGACGGTGCAGTTGCGCGGTGCCAAGATCGACACGTCCTACGGCGACGACCTAATCGCCGGCGTGGTGGAGAGCAACGCCGATCGCAACTTCACGCTCTATGAGCAGGCGGTCCGCCCCAAGTGGGAATTCTCGCCTTACTTCTTCGTGTTCTCCGACATCTCCTTCAACCAGCGCGACTACGACGTGCCGGCCGATACGGACGGCATCATGCGCTCCTCGTCGGGCCAGCGGTACAGGGCCGGCGTGTCGTTCGGCGACGTCAGCCAAATCCTGCGCGGCACCATCAGCCTCGGCTACGGCGAGCAGACGCCGAACAGCCCCGAGCTTCCCGTCATCGACGGCCTGCTGCTCGATGCGGACCTCGCCTGGCAGATATCGCCGCTCACCGTGCTGAATTTCACGGCGACGACCGAGGTGGCCGAGACGATTACCGCCGGCTCGGGCGGCGTCATGGAGCGCACCTACGGGCTCGAGGCGCGGCACGCTTTTACACGCTACGTCGTCGGCAGCGTCGGCGTCGGCTACATGACGCGCGATTTCGTCGGTGCCGCCATCACCGAGGATCAGTTCACGGCCGGCACCGGCGTCGAGTACTACATGAACCAGTGGGCCGTGCTCTTCGCCCGCTACCAGCATACCGACTTCCAGAGCACGCAGCCCGCCAGCAGCTACACGGTGGAAGAGGTGCAGGCGGGGGTGCGCCTGCGCCACTAG
- a CDS encoding alpha/beta hydrolase: MSESEPQFLDLGAGETAPARRIAYRSDPAPAGGIGLFWLSGYKSDMASTKATELAGFARANGYGYTRFDYSGHGVSSGKFEDGTIGAWLEEAEAVFHRLTEGRQIIIGSSMGGYIALLLLRRMMAVAPDDAARIAGLVLIAPAWDMTEELMWKQFNFKARRQLEETGVFHQPSEYGEPYAITRALIEEGRSHLMAKKPFDPGRPIVILQGRLDTAVPIGHARALLRLIQGGWAELIEIPDGEHRLSRPQDLSLLFTKIDEVGRR; this comes from the coding sequence TTGAGTGAGAGCGAACCGCAATTCCTCGACTTAGGGGCGGGCGAAACTGCCCCCGCGCGACGCATCGCCTACCGGTCCGATCCGGCTCCCGCCGGCGGGATCGGGCTGTTCTGGCTGTCGGGCTACAAGTCCGACATGGCGAGCACCAAAGCGACGGAGCTTGCCGGCTTCGCACGGGCCAACGGGTACGGCTACACCCGCTTCGACTATTCCGGTCACGGCGTCTCGAGCGGCAAATTCGAGGACGGCACGATCGGCGCGTGGCTGGAGGAGGCGGAGGCGGTGTTTCACCGCCTCACCGAAGGCCGCCAGATCATCATCGGCTCGAGCATGGGCGGGTATATCGCGCTGCTCTTGCTCCGGCGGATGATGGCGGTGGCGCCGGACGACGCGGCGCGCATCGCCGGCCTCGTGCTCATCGCCCCGGCGTGGGACATGACCGAAGAGCTCATGTGGAAGCAGTTCAACTTCAAGGCGCGGCGCCAATTGGAGGAGACCGGCGTCTTTCATCAGCCGTCGGAATACGGCGAGCCCTACGCGATCACGCGGGCCCTGATCGAGGAGGGGCGCAGTCATCTCATGGCGAAGAAGCCGTTCGATCCCGGCCGCCCGATCGTCATCCTGCAGGGGCGGCTCGACACGGCCGTGCCCATCGGCCATGCCCGTGCGCTCTTGCGGTTGATACAAGGCGGCTGGGCAGAATTGATCGAGATTCCCGACGGTGAGCACCGCCTTTCGCGGCCGCAGGACTTGTCGCTGCTTTTCACAAAAATAGACGAGGTGGGAAGGCGTTAG
- a CDS encoding HPF/RaiA family ribosome-associated protein, with product MERPLQIAFKNVDSSASLEALIRERVERLQRFHHNITGARVVVEIPHRSAEGAKPPLGIVVEVDIPGRNPVIGKGEQERREVKGDSTAIVNRVFEAVERQLEQIAAIRKGEVKQHGSAGDTGVVVRIFPDQSYGFIEVKDSPDLYFSRDVCGNSSFEEIKVGSLVHVTRATAEGPMGPQASSVKLMGASRSPS from the coding sequence ATGGAAAGACCCCTGCAGATCGCATTCAAGAACGTCGACAGTTCCGCTTCATTGGAGGCACTCATTCGCGAACGGGTGGAGCGGCTGCAGCGCTTCCACCACAACATCACCGGCGCCCGCGTCGTCGTCGAGATACCGCACCGTAGTGCCGAGGGTGCCAAGCCGCCGCTCGGCATCGTCGTCGAGGTCGACATTCCAGGACGCAACCCCGTGATCGGCAAGGGCGAGCAGGAACGACGCGAGGTGAAGGGCGACAGCACCGCCATCGTCAATCGCGTCTTCGAGGCGGTCGAGCGCCAACTCGAGCAGATTGCCGCCATCCGCAAGGGCGAGGTGAAGCAGCACGGCTCTGCCGGCGACACCGGCGTCGTGGTGCGGATATTCCCCGACCAGAGCTATGGCTTCATCGAGGTGAAAGATTCCCCCGACCTCTACTTCTCCCGCGATGTCTGCGGCAACAGCTCGTTCGAGGAGATCAAGGTCGGCTCCCTCGTTCACGTGACCCGTGCCACCGCCGAGGGTCCGATGGGGCCACAGGCAAGCTCCGTAAAGCTGATGGGCGCCAGTCGTAGTCCTTCATGA
- the speE gene encoding polyamine aminopropyltransferase — translation MDRWVEETFHPHWRVRLAADEVLHEVKTDHQDLVIFKNRTWGTVLMLDGVCQLTTSDEFIYHEMMAHVPLMALDKPKQVLVVGGGDGGVLREVLKHPSVEKAMLCEIDREVIDTALKYYPEIPGNTFDDERSVVVIADGRKFVAETDERFDAIIVDSSEPIGPSAALHTPEFFAACKHALKDDGILVTQNGLPFLFPDQLRDTTHAFAGLFDHVAPYMCTQPCYFGGPFALNWASNEDDHLDITAKKLAKRQEKRGIETRYWTPAVHLAAFALPRYVETVVWQAIFDGRNDRAKNGRGKNKNDKKARA, via the coding sequence ATGGATCGCTGGGTCGAGGAGACGTTTCATCCCCATTGGCGCGTGCGCCTCGCGGCCGACGAGGTGCTGCACGAGGTGAAGACGGACCACCAGGACCTGGTGATCTTCAAGAACCGCACGTGGGGCACGGTACTGATGCTGGACGGCGTCTGCCAGCTCACGACATCGGACGAGTTCATCTACCACGAGATGATGGCGCACGTGCCGTTGATGGCGCTCGACAAGCCCAAGCAAGTGCTGGTCGTCGGCGGCGGCGACGGCGGTGTCTTGCGCGAGGTCCTGAAGCATCCGAGCGTCGAAAAGGCGATGCTCTGCGAGATCGACCGCGAGGTGATCGACACGGCGCTGAAGTACTACCCGGAAATCCCCGGCAACACTTTCGACGACGAGCGCAGCGTCGTGGTCATCGCCGACGGCCGCAAGTTCGTCGCCGAGACCGACGAGCGCTTCGACGCCATCATCGTCGACTCCTCGGAACCGATAGGTCCATCGGCCGCGCTGCACACGCCGGAGTTCTTCGCCGCCTGCAAGCACGCGTTGAAGGACGATGGCATCCTCGTCACCCAGAACGGCCTCCCGTTCCTGTTTCCCGATCAACTACGCGACACCACGCACGCCTTCGCTGGGCTGTTCGACCACGTGGCGCCCTACATGTGCACGCAGCCCTGCTATTTCGGCGGCCCCTTCGCGCTCAACTGGGCGTCCAACGAGGACGATCACCTCGACATCACCGCGAAGAAGCTGGCGAAGCGCCAGGAGAAGCGCGGCATCGAGACCCGTTATTGGACGCCGGCCGTGCATCTCGCGGCGTTCGCGCTGCCGCGCTATGTCGAGACGGTGGTCTGGCAGGCGATCTTCGACGGCCGCAACGACCGCGCGAAGAACGGCCGCGGCAAGAATAAGAACGACAAGAAGGCGCGGGCTTAG
- the galE gene encoding UDP-glucose 4-epimerase GalE, with protein sequence MTILVTGGAGYIGSHMVLELLDSGESVVVLDNLSTGFRWAVPPNATLVVGDIGDQELVRSIVRKHGVKSIIHFAGSIIVPESVVDPLGYYHNNTVKSRALMEVAVEMGIENFIFSSTAAVYGMPKEIPVREDAALAPMSPYGSSKLMTEIMLADTARAHNFRYVALRYFNVAGADPKGRSGQSTPQATHLIKVACETALGKRSHMEVFGTDYPTADGTCIRDYIHVTDLVRAHMAALRHLRAGGQSEVFNCGYSKGFSVLQVIEAVKRSSGADFEVRLSPRRAGDPAAIVAASDKIRMHLGWRPEFDSLETITVQALAWEAHLQQFKHAS encoded by the coding sequence ATGACCATCCTCGTCACCGGCGGTGCCGGCTACATCGGCAGCCATATGGTTCTCGAGCTCCTCGATAGCGGGGAAAGCGTCGTCGTCCTCGACAACCTGTCGACCGGGTTTCGCTGGGCCGTGCCGCCCAATGCCACGCTCGTCGTCGGCGACATCGGCGATCAGGAGCTCGTCCGCAGCATCGTGCGCAAGCACGGCGTAAAATCGATCATCCACTTCGCCGGTTCGATCATCGTGCCGGAATCGGTCGTTGATCCGCTGGGCTACTATCACAACAATACCGTCAAGTCGCGCGCCCTCATGGAGGTCGCGGTCGAGATGGGCATCGAGAACTTCATCTTCTCCTCGACGGCGGCAGTCTACGGCATGCCGAAGGAAATTCCGGTGCGCGAGGATGCCGCGCTGGCGCCCATGTCGCCCTACGGCTCGTCGAAGCTGATGACCGAAATCATGCTCGCCGATACCGCGCGGGCCCACAATTTCCGCTACGTGGCGTTGCGCTATTTCAATGTCGCCGGCGCCGACCCCAAGGGCCGCTCTGGCCAGTCGACCCCGCAGGCGACCCACCTCATCAAGGTCGCGTGCGAGACGGCGCTCGGAAAGCGCTCGCACATGGAGGTGTTCGGCACCGACTACCCGACGGCCGATGGCACCTGCATCCGCGACTACATCCACGTGACCGACCTCGTGCGCGCCCATATGGCGGCGCTCCGGCACCTGCGTGCCGGCGGCCAATCCGAGGTATTCAACTGCGGCTACTCGAAGGGCTTCTCGGTGCTGCAGGTCATCGAGGCGGTCAAACGCTCGTCCGGCGCCGACTTCGAGGTGCGTTTGTCGCCGCGCCGCGCCGGCGACCCGGCGGCAATCGTCGCCGCCTCCGACAAGATCCGCATGCACCTGGGCTGGCGGCCTGAGTTCGACAGCCTCGAAACGATCACGGTGCAGGCGCTCGCCTGGGAAGCGCATTTGCAGCAGTTCAAGCACGCGAGCTAG
- a CDS encoding lytic murein transglycosylase, whose amino-acid sequence MVISSMATSRRRLSSGASALLGVALVLLVAASPARADAWSDFIAGLWPDAQKEGVSRATFDAAFRGVTPDYSLPDLIVAGKKRDDNAGQAEFTKSAFEYLNPKYLSTLAVQGRKFLKDHERDIINIEKNTGVDRYIMVAIWGRETAYGSHKLPHDAIRVLATQAFTGRRKDEFRLEIIAALKMLQAGVPRSKMRASWAGAVGLTQFMPTEYFKHLEDGDGDGKADIFDSVPDALASAARQLANKGWVRGLRWGYEVNMPAGGDCSLEGPPGERTIGEWQKLGFERTGTKPFRPDEAGIGAYLMMPSGAYGPGFLATQNFKVIRLYNTSDLYALFVGDLADRIAGAGGFHVPAAQVAQPRTAQVKEVQERLQALGYPMDKIDGKIGSNTRRQVGTYQKSVGIKIDCWPTEATLAHLRSNAARTPQ is encoded by the coding sequence GTGGTGATCAGCAGCATGGCAACGTCGCGCCGCCGGTTGAGTTCGGGCGCGTCGGCGCTGCTCGGTGTCGCACTCGTTCTGTTGGTGGCGGCATCGCCCGCCCGCGCCGATGCGTGGAGCGACTTCATCGCCGGCCTTTGGCCCGACGCGCAGAAGGAAGGCGTGTCGCGCGCCACCTTCGATGCGGCGTTTCGCGGCGTAACACCGGATTATTCGCTACCTGACCTCATCGTCGCCGGCAAGAAGCGCGACGACAACGCCGGCCAGGCCGAGTTCACCAAGTCGGCGTTCGAGTACCTCAACCCGAAGTACCTTTCGACGCTCGCCGTGCAGGGACGCAAGTTCCTCAAGGACCACGAGCGCGACATTATCAATATCGAGAAGAACACCGGCGTCGATCGCTACATCATGGTCGCGATCTGGGGGCGCGAGACGGCGTACGGCAGCCACAAGCTGCCGCATGACGCGATTCGCGTGCTGGCGACGCAAGCCTTCACCGGCCGCCGCAAGGACGAGTTCCGCCTCGAAATCATCGCCGCGCTGAAGATGCTGCAGGCGGGCGTGCCGCGCTCCAAGATGCGTGCTTCCTGGGCCGGCGCCGTCGGCCTCACGCAGTTCATGCCCACCGAATATTTCAAACACCTCGAAGACGGCGACGGCGACGGCAAGGCCGACATTTTCGACAGCGTACCCGACGCGCTCGCGTCCGCCGCCCGCCAGCTCGCCAACAAGGGCTGGGTGCGCGGGCTGCGCTGGGGCTACGAGGTCAACATGCCCGCCGGCGGCGACTGCTCGCTCGAAGGCCCGCCCGGCGAGCGCACGATCGGCGAATGGCAGAAGCTCGGCTTCGAGCGCACCGGCACCAAGCCGTTCCGCCCCGACGAGGCCGGCATCGGCGCCTACCTGATGATGCCGTCCGGCGCCTATGGGCCCGGCTTCCTCGCCACGCAGAACTTCAAGGTCATCCGCCTCTACAACACGTCCGACCTCTACGCGCTGTTCGTGGGCGACCTCGCCGATCGCATCGCCGGCGCCGGCGGCTTCCACGTGCCCGCGGCGCAGGTGGCGCAGCCGCGCACCGCGCAGGTGAAGGAGGTGCAGGAGCGGCTGCAGGCGCTCGGCTACCCGATGGACAAGATCGACGGCAAGATCGGCTCCAATACGCGCCGGCAGGTCGGCACCTATCAGAAGTCGGTCGGCATCAAGATCGACTGCTGGCCGACGGAGGCGACGCTTGCGCATCTGCGTTCCAACGCCGCGCGCACCCCGCAGTAA
- a CDS encoding glycosyltransferase family 4 protein: MAEKRPTILQIIPELDTGGAELSTIEIADAVHSAGGHCIVLTEGGRLVQRLRDTGAEVQFFPAAVKNPLRLLWNVHRIANVVRRDGVDLIHARSRAPAWSALLAARRTGVPFVTTYHGAYSEKSDIKRLYNSVMARGDAVIANSHYTSDLIRMRYGTSRARLHVIYRGVDGRLFDPANVAADRVAAVRRRWSVAPDKRVVLHAARLTPWKGQKFVIAAAAQLAKQSSLDDVVFVLAGDAQRRNAYRSALMKQIQAAGLEDRVLLVGHEDDMAAAFCAAHVAVVASVEPEAFGRAATEAQVIGTPVIATDIGAPPETVLGRPGVEPERATGWLVPPEDAERLAAAIAEASSMSPEERARMGARARNHVLKSFSLKQMKQQTLQVYDSLLGTHMAEPT; encoded by the coding sequence GTGGCCGAGAAGCGCCCGACCATACTGCAGATCATCCCCGAGCTCGATACCGGCGGAGCGGAGCTGTCCACCATCGAGATAGCCGACGCCGTGCATTCGGCCGGCGGCCACTGCATCGTCTTGACCGAGGGCGGACGCCTGGTGCAGCGGCTGCGCGATACCGGCGCCGAGGTGCAATTTTTCCCTGCCGCAGTCAAGAACCCGCTCCGGCTCCTATGGAACGTGCATCGCATCGCCAACGTCGTGCGCCGCGACGGGGTCGATCTCATTCATGCCCGCAGCCGCGCCCCGGCGTGGAGCGCGCTGCTGGCGGCGCGCCGCACCGGTGTGCCGTTCGTCACCACCTACCACGGCGCCTACTCGGAAAAATCCGACATCAAGCGCCTCTATAACAGCGTGATGGCGCGCGGCGACGCGGTGATCGCCAACTCGCACTACACCTCCGACCTCATCCGCATGCGCTACGGCACGTCGCGCGCCAGGCTGCACGTCATCTATCGCGGTGTCGACGGGCGGTTGTTCGATCCGGCGAACGTGGCGGCAGACCGCGTCGCCGCCGTGCGCCGCCGCTGGAGCGTCGCCCCCGACAAGCGCGTGGTTCTACACGCTGCGCGCCTGACGCCGTGGAAGGGCCAGAAGTTCGTCATCGCGGCGGCCGCGCAGCTGGCCAAGCAGAGTTCCCTCGACGATGTCGTGTTCGTGCTTGCCGGCGACGCCCAGCGGCGCAACGCCTACCGGTCGGCATTGATGAAGCAAATCCAGGCGGCCGGGCTCGAAGACCGCGTTTTGCTCGTCGGTCACGAGGACGACATGGCGGCGGCATTCTGCGCGGCGCATGTGGCGGTCGTCGCCTCGGTCGAGCCGGAAGCGTTCGGCCGTGCCGCCACCGAGGCGCAGGTGATAGGCACGCCCGTCATTGCCACCGACATTGGCGCTCCGCCCGAGACGGTGCTCGGTCGGCCCGGCGTCGAGCCGGAGCGGGCGACGGGCTGGCTCGTGCCGCCGGAAGATGCCGAGCGGCTTGCGGCGGCAATCGCCGAGGCGTCGTCGATGTCGCCGGAGGAGCGCGCACGCATGGGGGCGCGCGCTCGCAACCACGTCTTGAAGTCGTTTTCGCTGAAGCAGATGAAGCAGCAGACGCTGCAGGTCTACGACAGCCTGCTCGGCACGCACATGGCCGAGCCGACCTGA
- a CDS encoding YiiX/YebB-like N1pC/P60 family cysteine hydrolase: MLNTTAGRRLEDDLAVIEEIAARPAATAKELAANLTALYEATFNVALDRYDMQTLLRSAPEIARSIFAMRLRLRDQVADWHARGFLTLAGQRALRNALRIARYATDMLGELNIRYAQLGPDEKTLRGFSGRNLNTFVNPAFETGHDLDFRSGDLLLMRGMHHNSAAIARIGDVDSQFSHLAIVHTDESGKHWIVEALIEAGSVINPLSYTLEHGLGRCVLFRHRDKNLAARAAALIHDVVRKTGEKGGKHIWYDFTMELGGDAELFCSKLVRKAYGLASDQKYLLPTFTTRFDMKNRDFVERIGVTARETFAPADIELEPDFDLVAEWQDYRVTSRLRLQDLLMDRLFLWMEQHGYRFKEDLPIKLVGIFGQLSGQLSTRAKDLIADVVPKVPPNMKRSTIQAVAMLHKTAEPLLAELQAMERRSIDRTGRPLHAREVNDFLEAKRQAANGEIGYLVGKT; the protein is encoded by the coding sequence ATGCTGAATACGACAGCCGGCCGGCGGCTTGAGGACGACCTCGCGGTCATCGAGGAGATCGCCGCGCGGCCGGCGGCGACGGCCAAGGAACTCGCCGCCAATCTCACCGCGCTCTACGAGGCGACGTTCAACGTCGCCCTCGATCGCTACGACATGCAGACGTTGCTGCGTTCGGCTCCCGAGATCGCCCGTTCGATTTTCGCGATGCGTCTGCGCCTGCGCGATCAGGTCGCCGACTGGCACGCGCGCGGCTTCCTGACCCTCGCCGGGCAGCGCGCGCTGCGCAACGCGCTACGCATCGCTCGCTACGCCACCGACATGCTCGGCGAGCTCAACATCCGCTACGCGCAGCTCGGCCCGGACGAAAAGACTCTGCGCGGCTTCAGCGGCCGCAACCTCAACACCTTTGTCAATCCGGCGTTCGAGACGGGCCACGATCTCGACTTCCGCTCCGGCGATCTCCTCTTGATGCGCGGCATGCATCACAACAGCGCCGCCATCGCGCGCATCGGCGACGTCGACAGCCAGTTCAGCCATCTCGCCATCGTGCACACCGACGAGAGCGGCAAGCATTGGATCGTCGAGGCGCTGATCGAAGCCGGCTCCGTCATCAATCCGCTGTCGTACACGCTCGAGCACGGCCTCGGCCGCTGTGTGCTGTTCCGCCACCGCGACAAGAACCTCGCCGCCCGCGCCGCGGCGCTCATCCATGACGTCGTGCGCAAGACCGGGGAGAAGGGTGGCAAGCACATCTGGTACGACTTCACGATGGAGCTCGGCGGCGACGCGGAGCTGTTCTGCTCCAAGCTCGTACGCAAGGCATATGGGCTCGCCAGCGACCAGAAGTATCTGCTGCCGACGTTCACCACGCGCTTCGACATGAAGAACCGCGACTTCGTCGAGCGTATCGGCGTGACGGCGAGGGAAACCTTTGCACCGGCCGACATCGAGCTCGAGCCCGACTTCGACCTCGTCGCCGAATGGCAGGACTACCGCGTCACCTCGCGCCTGCGCCTGCAGGATCTGCTGATGGACCGGCTGTTCCTTTGGATGGAGCAGCACGGCTATCGCTTCAAGGAGGACCTGCCGATCAAGCTGGTCGGCATCTTCGGCCAGCTCTCGGGGCAACTGTCGACGCGCGCCAAGGACCTCATCGCCGACGTGGTGCCGAAAGTGCCGCCCAACATGAAGCGCTCGACCATCCAGGCGGTGGCGATGTTGCACAAGACTGCGGAACCGTTGCTCGCCGAGCTGCAGGCGATGGAGCGGCGGAGCATTGACCGCACCGGCCGCCCGCTGCACGCCCGCGAGGTGAACGATTTTCTCGAGGCGAAGCGGCAGGCGGCGAACGGCGAGATCGG
- the galU gene encoding UTP--glucose-1-phosphate uridylyltransferase GalU: MPASPQRIRKAVFPVAGLGTRFLPATKAVPKEMLPVVDRPVIQHVVDEARSAGIEHFVFVTGRNKSAIEDHFDRQPELEATLSERGKKYELAALAEALPEAGRTSFTRQQAPLGLGHAVWCARDIIGDEPFALLLPDMLHYGDKPCLAEMIEAYNEYGGNHIAVSPVPDSETHQYGIVGVEDKSAKVSRITQMVEKPKPGTAPSNLHITGRYILQPGVFDVLATQERGAGGEIQLTDAMLAMQKAGKPYHAVRFDGTIYDTGTKIGFLLANVAYGLQRPDLAPALKAGIAKLV; this comes from the coding sequence ATGCCCGCTTCCCCGCAGCGTATCCGCAAGGCCGTGTTCCCCGTGGCCGGACTCGGCACACGCTTCCTGCCCGCGACCAAGGCGGTGCCGAAGGAAATGCTGCCCGTGGTCGATCGGCCTGTGATCCAGCACGTTGTCGACGAGGCGCGTTCCGCCGGGATCGAGCATTTCGTCTTCGTGACCGGCCGCAACAAGAGCGCGATCGAGGATCATTTCGACCGCCAGCCCGAGCTCGAGGCGACGCTCAGCGAGCGCGGCAAGAAGTACGAGCTCGCGGCGCTCGCCGAGGCGTTGCCGGAGGCGGGCCGCACCAGCTTCACGCGCCAGCAGGCGCCGCTCGGCCTCGGGCACGCCGTGTGGTGTGCGCGCGACATCATCGGCGACGAGCCGTTCGCGCTGTTGCTGCCAGACATGCTCCACTACGGCGACAAGCCGTGCCTCGCCGAGATGATCGAGGCCTACAACGAGTACGGCGGCAATCACATCGCGGTATCGCCGGTGCCCGACAGCGAGACGCACCAGTACGGCATCGTCGGCGTCGAGGATAAGAGCGCCAAGGTCTCGCGCATCACGCAGATGGTGGAGAAACCCAAGCCGGGCACGGCGCCGTCGAACCTGCACATCACCGGGCGCTACATCCTGCAGCCGGGAGTATTCGACGTGCTCGCCACCCAGGAGCGCGGCGCCGGCGGCGAGATCCAGCTCACTGATGCCATGCTCGCCATGCAGAAGGCGGGCAAGCCCTATCACGCGGTGCGTTTCGACGGCACGATCTACGACACCGGCACCAAGATCGGCTTCCTGCTCGCCAACGTCGCCTACGGGCTGCAGCGCCCGGACCTGGCCCCGGCGCTGAAAGCGGGCATCGCCAAGCTCGTCTAG